Proteins found in one Triticum aestivum cultivar Chinese Spring chromosome 4D, IWGSC CS RefSeq v2.1, whole genome shotgun sequence genomic segment:
- the LOC123097227 gene encoding uncharacterized protein, which produces MPSSSGTSESWSPDDLLDKPTRDRAPRASAADADDDPDDVSAERVTSRLRKPGALRALCKRYSVPDGFAPVLAGDRSSCSTPPPGSVCVYLDSLDAGMRLPLHPFFAAVLSHFGLAPGQLSPNGWRAMAGFVALSRSAGVDPSLAVFRHFFALCPFPPHGFYTLRGKDADGLLFARIRAKFVKGWKEDFFFLASSAPWPCPVEWGGGGGGGGGEPSRSSTFDPSLTVQEKAVADSLLRARGSSPIDLFAYLHHRNMAAASITGVSSPPPTPKAVRSDAAMEETTAAAARASAGKVKVKNEPDCKVPPCAPSLGKKRKLPGDRADGESLTSYPSCPPGFSAPCKSPPTTSKDGDWKAARRLLQGTVTPSRERELAASKPADVVASTYVSLLQTANEVAFSLGYALELEDKLRARERKTDALRAELHQAKAELAVTKAEAERAAAARWFWGSSREHARALAERELRGYERGLEDMRRAALHRYPYLDPSLLFVPVRGPP; this is translated from the exons ATGCCATCCTCCTCCGGGACCTCGGAATCCTGGTCGCCGGACGACCTCCTCGACAAACCCACCCGCGACCGAGCTCCCCGCGCCAgcgccgccgacgccgacgacgACCCCGACGACGTCTCGGCCGAGCGGGTCACCTCGCGGCTGCGCAAGCCAGGAGCCCTGAGGGCCCTCTGCAAGAGGTACTCCGTCCCCGACGGCTTCGCCCCGGTCCTCGCCGGCGACCGCTCCTCATGCTCCACGCCGCCGCCCGGGTCCGTCTGCGTGTACCTCGACTCGCTGGACGCCGGGATGCGCCTGCCCCTCCACCCCTTCTTCGCCGCGGTGCTCAGCCACTTCGGGCTCGCCCCCGGCCAGCTCTCGCCCAACGGCTGGCGCGCCATGGCGGGCTTCGTGGCGCTCTCCCGCTCCGCCGGCGTGGACCCGTCGCTCGCCGTGTTCCGGCACTTCTTCGCGCTCTGCCCGTTCCCGCCGCACGGCTTCTACACCCTCCGCGGCAAGGACGCCGACGGCCTGCTCTTCGCCCGGATCCGCGCCAAGTTTGTCAAGGGGTGGAAGGAGGATTTCTTCTTcctggcgtcgtcggcgccgtggcCGTGCCCggtggagtggggggggggggggggggggggggggggggagccttCCAGGTCCTCCACCTTCGATCCGTCGCTCACCGTGCAGGAGAAGGCCGTGGCGGACAGCCTGCTGCGTGCTCGAGGGAGTTCCCCGATCGACCTCTTCGCGTatctccaccaccgcaacatggcCGCGGCCAGCATCACCGGGGTGTCGTCTCCGCCGCCAACTCCTAAAG CCGTTCGATCTGATGCCGCCATGGAGGAAACCACGGCCGCGGCCGCGCGCGCGTCGGcagggaaggtgaaggtgaagaacgAGCCTGACTGCAAGGTGCCGCCTTGTGCGCCGTCGCTTGGGAAGAAGAGGAAGCTGCCGGGGGACCGTGCGGACGGCGAGAGCTTGACGTCGTACCCCTCTTGCCCGCCGGGCTTCTCCGCCCCCTGCAAGTCGCCGCCCACGACAAGCAAAGATGGTGACTGGAAGGCGGCGAGGCGGCTGCTGCAGGGCACCGTGACGCCGTCGCGGGAGCGCGAGCTCGCCGCGTCCAAGCCGGCCGACGTCGTCGCCTCAACCTACGTGTCACTGCTCCAG ACGGCGAACGAGGTGGCCTTCTCGCTGGGCTACGCTCTGGAGCTGGAGGACAAGCTGAGGGCGCGCGAGCGCAAG ACGGACGCGCTGCGGGCGGAGCTGCACCAGGCGAAGGCCGAGCTCGCCGTGACCAAGGCGGAGGCcgagagggcggcggcggcacggtggTTCTGGGGGTCGAGCAGGGAGCACGCGCGCGCGCTGGCGGAGCGGGAGCTGCGCGGGTACGAGCGCGGCCTGGAGGACATGCGGCGCGCCGCGCTCCATCGCTACCCGTACCTGGACCCGTCGCTGCTCTTCGTGCCGGTCCGCGGCCCCCCGTAG